In Mus caroli chromosome 16, CAROLI_EIJ_v1.1, whole genome shotgun sequence, the sequence TCTGATCATCTCTGCTTTCCTGAAGGACCACCTTCAGGACAAATATGTGTCTGTAGGTCTGTCTGCCAGAGGAGGCCGGGACAGCTTGCCATTAAGACAGCTTAGTAAGGGCCACCAGCTGCTGTAGTTATAGAGCCTGGCTCCTTGTAGCGAGTGCCTGCTTAAACTGTGCCCCTGTGTCACCCACTTGGGTCCACTCATCTCTGCCCTGTCCCCCCACTGGGCTCTCTGATGTCTTCTGCAGGAACATGTGGAGTTCATACCTTCTAGAGACCCTCAGCTGTCCCATCAAGGATGCGACAGCCTCTAGACGTTCTGGGGTGTCTCTGCCTGTTAAAGTCCAAAGTTGAGGCTTCCTTGGGTCTCAGGCTACAGGAAAGAAGGGGGTGTGGAGGGGATTGTCCCTTCCCTTCCTGGTGTCATGCTAGGTCTGATCTTGGGTTTTTGCTGTCTTCAGTTGTCTAGCCAAAGCTCAGAAACCGATTCTAGGGGTGCAAGTTTATGTCTAGAACATTACAGGTATctcttctcggccttttggctaagatcaagtgtagaacaTTACAGGTGCCCCTCCCATGGCTGAGCAAGCCGAGCTGACAAGGAACTGGAGCTCAAAACAGAGAGGGGCAGTTGTCCCTTGATTCACAGAGGAAAGTGACTCACCTGTCTTGGAGATACAAGAAACACTTCCTGGAGGGAGAAGTTTGGTGGGACACACAGCCAGTTTCCAGTTTTCTGGGctttactgggggggggggcgttggttttcgtttttgagacagaatttcgcCATGTATTCCCACACTAAGCTGAAACTCCTCGCCCTCCAAGCACCAGTCtctcaggtgctaggattacaggcatctcttgcctccatgcctggctctctCCTTTAAAGGGGTTTGTTACTGAATCAGCTGGACCCAGACGTGCACTGCCTTCAGCCCCTTGCTCTATGTCCTAACAGTTTTGTTAATTAGACCAGCTCTGTGTGGGCATCCCGCTTCTGTAGAGGATTGTGAGCAGTGCCTTCTCCAGGGATTTCACGAAGCTTTGAATTAAGTTCTAGGCATCGGTGGTCCTTTTACCTCAAAGAGCATCCTTGCTTCAACCCCCACAGGTGGCTGAGTAGGAGGCTGGGAGCAGGCCCTGGCCTGCCACTGCTCTTCCCCAGGGCAGTGTGTGAGGCTGGGCCTTTGTGCTGGGAATGGAGTCAGGGGAGGCCCACACTGCTGGGTCTGAAGCCCACAGCCCTTTGTTCCAGGATAAAGGCCCTGCTGGCCCCTTTGTGTGAAGATTAGTAGAGCCTGAGGTGTGTGAACCAGCCTTTGCTCCAGCCTCAGTTAACCCAAGCCTAGGGTCAAAGGTGGACATCTACCCCTACCAAGCCAGTCACACATCTTTGGAGTTGTGACACCTCTGGGGATGACTTCAGGGTCAGGAAAGGGGAGGCATCTTTGGAGACTTGGGAGAGGAGAGGCTGTCCCAGACGGAAACTTGTTTCTTACATCCCTGACTTTCCTGGGTCACTTCTCCCTCATTCTGAGGTTAGCCCCTGATCTTTCCTTCTATTGCTTCCCCCAGAGACTCTCATGGACACGAAATGGGTGACGTCTGAGCTGGCATGGACATCTCATCCAGAGAGTGGGGTAAGACTTGCCCATCATCTATACTGAATTTTGGTTGCTGTTAAGCCTTCTCCCTCCAAGGCCTGGACCTGGGCTGCCTCTGTCCTTCAGCTCCTGTGGCATTCTCATATCTTAGTCCGATCCTCCTAGggtgtgaatgtttgtgtctcTCATTCTTCTGTCTGCTGGTCCATATTTGTCCTATTGCCCTCACCAAGCAGCCCTTCCAAGTCTATCCAGACCATCCTACTCCCGCCTGGATCCCTGGAAGGAGTGATGCCTCAGGACccaggaagagaagccagagcaTGGTGGCTCCTGCTTTTAATAgaagctcttgggaggcagaagcagacacatctttgtgaattctaggacagcccagtctacatagttccaggacagccagggctacatagtgagagaacctgtctttaaaaataaatataaagtaaataaacgaACAAACCTTTAAAAGAGAGCCAGGAGGCCTAGGCCCCAGATCTCTAATATATTGTGTGCCTTTGAGCAGGGCAATTGACTTTTCTGGGCCTCTATTTCTTGACTATTAAATTCCTACCATTCTACTCTCTCTCAGCTGTTGGAATTGACTTCCTCTGGTGGCCTCATGACTGGGCTGAGGAGGTATCATACCCCTGGGCCCTGGGGTATGATGGCACTGTTGACTCTGCAGTCATCAGGTCAACTGGGTTTTAGCTGCTCTGActcttctctgagccttggattTTTTGTGGAATTTTTGTGACGATGAAATGTGTTGGTAGTGTTGACAGCCAGCTCTCACCAAATGTTCTCTTTTGGTAGGGCAAGGCTAACCAAGTTGCACTGTTTGGTTCCCCAAACCCTCATATAATTCCAGTCAGTCCCACTTTACAGGTGGTATAACTGAGGCCCCAAGATAACACATAGGACTAACAGCAGGCTTCCCAAGGTCTTGGCCCTGTTCCAGGTGCCTTCTTAATTTAGTTCTCTATTCCTGAGGTATGCTAGTTATCTCTTGGTTTCAGaccaagaaactgaggcacagagaggttatATAACATAGGCACTCAGAAAGTGTATGTGCCTCACTCGCACATACACACTCAGCCCCTCACCACAGAAGCACCTCTGTGAAGTAAATAGAGCAGCTCCAGACACGAGGTAAATGGctcattctctttttctacttGCTCCACACTCAGTGGGAAGAAGTAAGCGGCTACGATGAAGCCATGAATCCTATCCGCACGTATCAGGTGTGTAATGTGCGTGAGTCGAGCCAGAACAACTGGCTGCGCACGGGTTTCATCTGGCGACGGGAAGTCCAGCGCGTCTACGTGGAGCTGAAGTTCACCGTAAGAGACTGCAACAGCATCCCCAACATCCCTGGCTCCTGCAAGGAAACCTTCAACCTTTTTTATTATGAGGCTGATAGCGATGTGGCCTCAGCCTCTTCTCCCTTCTGGATGGAGAACCCCTACGTGAAAGTGGACACCATTGCGCCAGATGAGAGCTTCTCGCGGCTCGATGCCGGGCGCGTCAACACCAAGGTGCGCAGCTTCGGGCCGCTTTCCAAGGCTGGCTTCTACTTGGCCTTCCAGGACCAAGGTGCCTGCATGTCACTCATCTCAGTGCGTGCCTTCTACAAGAAGTGTGCATCCACCACTGCAGGCTTCGCACTCTTCCCCGAGACCCTCACGGGGGCTGAGCCCACTTCGCTGGTCATTGCCCCCGGCACCTGCATCGCTAACGCTGTGGAGGTCTCTGTACCACTCAAGCTCTACTGCAATGGCGACGGGGAGTGGATGGTGCCCGTCGGTGCCTGCACCTGCGCTACTGGCCATGAGCCAGCCGCCAAGGAGTCCCAGTGCCGTGGTAAGTGGGGCCtgaggaaggggggtggggggaggaagccTGACAGCAGCCAGACTTCATATCTAACTAGATATAGTCTCGGATGTGGATTGGAGGGCGGGAAAGGGAGAGCAGCTGCTGTAAAATAGAGAACGCCTTACAAAGAGGGAcatgggagagaaaaggagactcACTCGGGGAAAGAAGAGGACACTGAAGCTGAGGACATACTCAGTGGTGGGGTGCTAGCCTCCCATGCACCAGATTCTCCTTGTAGTCCCCAGCACCAGAGAAGGGGtagtgagggagaggaggagcaagagagacAGGAACTTTAAATTAAAAGAGTGGAAAACTGTGCGTGCTTGATTAGTGAGCAGTGCGAACCTGGACAGACTTTTGAGGCTTGGTCCTGTATACTTCGCCTTGGACGTTCTAGAGGGGCTCTTGAGAGCTGAGGGGATGATGCTGTGGGCGTCTTTTTGCCTTAAGGTATCTTGAGAGGCAGTGTGTCTGGTACAGTAGTTAGAGGCCAAAAGTCCCTCTAGTCCTGAGTCCTCCAGTTACGACTTCCGTGAGCCTGTGCACGTAACTTAATGGCGCTATCCTTGGCTCCCTATGTAAAATGGGCAGTGGTAGAGACGTTTCCGAAGAGTGTATGGGTGTAAGTAACCGATGCCCTGCCCTAAGATCTCATGTCATCGTCTAATGGGATCCCCTGGTCCCAGGAGTGTGGAGACACAAGGAGAGCAGGGATTGTTCAAGTCCTATTCACTAGGCAGCCCAGAGACTTGCTGAGTCTCATAAGACCTCATGATATACTGACTTCCCAGCTAGCTGTAAAATCCTCTCGATGGTGTGTTCTCTTTTAAGCCTCACCACTACCTTGTAGAGTGATTGCTAGTTTTATCCCTATTTTGCCAACAAGAACGTTGAGTCTTAAGGAGATTCTGTACTGCAGTCCTCTCAGCTAGGGGAACTGTCATTAATTCCTCACCCAAGGCTGAAGTAGGGCAAGGTGTGAGGGTCTTGTCTCTTCTATCTGCCCATTTCTCCATGGGACTTGTGACTATACCTCCCAGAGTGAAAAATGGCTCTTATCATAGCCCTCTGTGTGGGGGGCTGGACCATCAACCTGGCCTGCCTCATGAGGCCCAGTATTGGGTTGCCTCActggcctctctgcttctctttaagAACCTGCTGGAAacttcctcttcccaagtgtggAGAGCGGGTGGGGGTGATGAGCCTGACAGCCCGAAGAAGGACTAACACTCTGCAGGTCCCTGGCAGGAAGTGCAGGCTGGTTCCCATagcaaccaggctggcctggcctctgccccctcccccactggttCAAAGATCTAGGATGGAATATCACCTTCATGAGGGGAGATTAAACTCTAAAGAAGGGCACAGCCCCAGCTACGGGCATCGCAAAGCTCGGTGACCCTCTCCAGAGGTCACCACATGGGTAGACTGACAAGTCTCTTTAGTGTGTCCAGGACATTCTCCAATTATGCCCATTATCCTGTTAATCCTAGTGTCCCCTTTCACTCCTTAAATATTCTGattttgaataataaatattatggCCACCCTACACATGAGGAATGTGCAGAGCTCATGCCACAGGGGCTGAATATGGTTGGCAGAAGAGATGAGAAGGGTGTCCTGGCACTCGGCTCTGGCCTCATTTGGGACGGGTCCCCTGGGAGGCTTTGAGGCCTTTGAACTCCAGGTGACCCCAGCCTTCTTGCTGTTTTCTTaccccctcttttctctttttctcacccCTGTCCTGCTCCTTGGTGGGTGGGGTAGAGGTTTGCCGGGAGCGGAGCGCTCTGCCAAGAAGCCCTTAGCCTGGCTAGGGCAGCATCCTTGAGGTTCTCAAGAATCACTCTCCCAGAGCATTAGGGAAGGCTGGGGCCTCTCAGCAGAGTACAGGGTGCTGAAGCTCACTAGTgctctcttcccatcccctcctcttcctcttccctctgccctgcctctACAAGCCCAGACTGTCCAGGTAATGGGCACTGGGGTGAGGGGGGAGTGAAGAGGAATCTGCTGACACGGATTTCTGTGGGGCAAAAGAGCCCTTTGTAGCTGGAGTTGGGCAATACCAGCATTGCCCCCATGGTCTGGGAGTTGGAGGGGCTAAGACATAGGCTGGAAAGGGCCAGGTTCTCTCAGAAGAGGGAGATAAATATGTGTCATCCTCTTTCCTCTTGCAGCCTGTCCTCCTGGGAGttacaaagcaaagcaaggagAAGGGCCCTGCCTCCCCTGTCCCCCCAATAGCCGCACCACCTCGCCGGCTGCCAGCATCTGCACCTGCCATAATAACTTCTACCGTGCAGACTCAGACTCGGCAGACAGCGCCTGCACCAGTACGTGAGCTCCTACGCTCTGCTTCGGCAGGCCTTTCTTTCCTAGAGAGCCTATGTCAGGGAGATAACCCCTTCTAGATGAGGAAACTGGAGCTCAGTGGAGTTAGATGACATGCTGACGTTGTCACCCGAGGAGGTGATCGCCCTTGAACTAGAAGCCAGCTCAGCTGGCTTGTTCATCTGCCTGCATTCTACCAAGTTCTCTCTAGCTGCTAGCAGGCCTCGGGAGCTGGCTAGGACCTCCCCAGCCCATTGATCCTTTGTCTGCTGCACACTCGGCCCAGCTCTAGCCACAACCTAAGGGTGTGCTGTCTTCCTGTCCTCACCTCTGGTGTGCCAGGTGCAGGGAATGTAAAAGAAAGTGAGATGTTGTCATTAAGGAGCTTAGCACCAAATTGCAAAAACAGGTAATGACCATGTAATATGCTAAGTGCGAGCAATGATGTTATGAGGTATGGAGGATGGAGAAGACAATCAAGGATAGGCTTCTAGGAGGAGGTAACATTGCACTGAGCCTTGATGGGTGAACAGGAGTCGTGTTGCCCCAATGAGCAAGTGCAGAAAGATTATTGACAACGTTGGGATAAGTGTCcaaggcagagcaggcagaaggATGCTTCTGGGCCCCCAACTCATCTCTCCTTTCTGCTCCCAAAGCGGTGCCATCTCCACCCCGGGGTGTGATCTCCAGTGTGAATGAGACCTCGCTGATCCTTGAATGGAGTGAGCCCCGGGACCTTGGCGGACGAGATGACCTCCTTTATAATGTTATCTGCAAGAAATGCCGTGGGAGCCCTGGGGCTGGGGGTCCAGCAACCTGTTCACGCTGCGATGACAACGTAGAGTTTGTGCCTCGGCAGCTGGGCCTGACAGAGCGCCGGGTCCACATTAGCCACCTATTGGCCCACACACGCTACACCTTTGAGGTGCAGGCTGTCAATGGTGTCTCAGGCAAAAGCCCTTTGCCACCCCGCTATGCAGCTGTGAATATCACCACCAACCAGGCTGGTGAGAAGGGGACCAGAGAGGGGGATCTGGGTCATCTTGCCCTGGATACAGAGGGCTCCTGTGGGTACTGAACTTGAGGAAGGTATGCCTGGGTCCAGGAGTCCTTAGTgggcctcttctcttctccagccccatcagaAGTGCCTACACTCCACCTGCACAGCAGCTCGGGGAGCAGCCTGACCCTGTCCTGGGCACCCCCAGAGCGGCCTAATGGAGTCATCTTGGACTATGAGATGAAGTACTTTGAGAAGGTCAGGATCTCCAAGGGCAGGAGGAGGCTGGGGGCTGCACAGAGACAAGACTACACCCAGATAGCATTAAACGCCTTTGGGATTAGAGCTTCAGCACAGGGCAAGCCTGGTGATGGGTGGGGGTCAGTGGGTCTAGACTCACCCAAAGATGCCTCCATTCTCATGGCATTGCAGAGTAAAGGCATCGCCTCCACTGTAACCAGCCAGAAGAACTCCGTACAACTGGACGGGCTGCAGCCTGATGCCCGCTACGTAGTTCAGGTCCGGGCTCGCACAGTAGCGGGTTATGGACAGTATAGCCGCCCAGCTGAGTTTGAGACCACAAGTGAAAGAGGTACACCCCATCCCACTGCATGCCAGTCCCTGCCCTGGCTCAGCTTTCAGATTCCTTCACTCACTGCTCATCCTTGACCATCCAGGCTCAGGTGCCCAGCAGCTTCAAGAGCAGCTTCCCCTGATTGTGGGATCCACTGTAGCCGGGTTTGTCTTCATGGTGGTCGTCGTGGTCATCGCTCTTGTCTGCCTCAGGTACCGTGGCTGCCCCCACAAACAGACTCAAGCTCCCCTGCAACACTTGTAAACCAGCATGTCCCTTCACAGCCACAGCTATCCCGGGCCCAGACTTTCCTTGTCAGAGAAGGCCTATTCCAACCCACCCCGTCTTCTGTACCATTTCCCTACTCCTAAGGACTTCAACCCCTACCCAGAGATTCAGGAATGACTCTGACCACCAGCCATGGGTTCCCATCCTTGGCTTTTCTCTGGACTCCAGGGTCCCATGAACAGCGGGAGCTATAGTACTTTGCCTTAGGCCTCTTGTGCTCTGTCCCTGCAGGAAGCAGCGCCATGGCCCCGATGCAGAATACACAGAGAAGCTACAGCAATACAGTGAGTGTCTCCCTGTCCCCAGTGTCCAGCTCCTGCAGCCTTAGAGACAGTCTCCTCTCCAGCTTCCCTGTTCTCACTGGCTGCTTCTAGTACAACTTGTCCCCTGAGCTCTCCCTTGTTTGCTAGCTCCAGAGTCTTAAGATGTAACAAGATGTAACCCCTGTCCCAAAGACAGTAAGTCCTGTGGAAACAAAGTATCGCACACACAGGAAACAATTAGGTGTTAATTCCAATGGCAAAGGACACTAAGAGTTCAAAGAGGAAGGCTTCCTACAGGAAGTGGTAGAATGAACAGGGTTTAGGGCAGGGGAACATTCCTGGCTCAAGAAGCCTCTGGAAGGAAGTGATGGGTGTGGACTGCCCGGCTGTGTGCCCGGCTGTGGGGGTAGTGAGAAGATTGGTTTGACAGCCGTGAGAATGCCAGGCTGAGAAGTCTGGCCAGCCCTTTGGAGGGTCCTAAACAGCAGGCAGAGTTTGGACTTGACTCTACTGCTGGTAATTGGAAAGGCTCTCAGGTGAGGGGGAAGACAGTGGACATATTGTTCCAGGAACACGGGGCAGCTGGGTGAGAAaagtgcagaggcagagagccCAATGAGGAGGCTATTGCAATAGTGTTGAAGGCCTGGACAAGGCTGGGCAGTGGGAAGGAGTAAAGGGAAGAATGAACTGGAAAGAGGCTTGAACATGATGAGAGACgagggagaaagacaggaatCCTGAGCGTCTAGCTCATGTGGTTCCCCGGCATtctcctgggggaggggcagatacCAGGGCACAGCACAGAAGATGGGGCACGCTCAGCAGAGAGGCTATCCAGAGTGCACCCAATCTGGCTGGTCCCTGCATATGAGCTCCTGCCTATGGCTTGAAGTCCACCTCTTGTATCCACCTTTATTTCCCTGTAGTTGCTCCCGGGATGAAAGTTTACATTGACCCCTTTACCTATGAGGATCCCAATGAGGCCGTCCGAGAGTTCGCCAAGGAGATCGATGTGTCCTGCGTCAAGATCGAGGAGGTGATTGGAGCTGGTGAGTAGTCAGCTGAGAGCAAGTGGTCCTGCAAGGCCGAGATGGGTGAAATGCTGGGAGGATCCCGGCAACGTCGTGTgacctgtgtgtgctgtgttctgCAGGGGAGTTTGGGGAAGTGTGCCGGGGTCGACTGAAACTGCCCGGCCGCCGGGAGGTGTTTGTGGCTATCAAGACGCTGAAGGTGGGATACACGGAGAGGCAGCGGCGGGACTTCCTAAGTGAGGCTTCCATTATGGGTCAGTTTGACCATCCCAATATAATCCGTCTAGAGGGTGTGGTCACCAAAAGTCGTCCAGTCATGATCCTCACTGAGTTCATGGAGAACTGTGCCCTGGACTCCTTTCTACGGGTAAGAACTAGccccattcctcctcttcctccagagagCTAGATCAGGCCCCCATCACCAAGTCAGAGACCCTATTCATAGTCTACACATACTGAGTTTAGAAGTAGCCTGGTGCAGAAAAATAGCTGGGCCTTCAGTACCAACTCTGCTCTTACTGTCTGTGTGGTCTAAGTCCAGCAAGATACTTACCTTTCCTAGTCTATCTACCTCAGTTATAAACTAGGGCTGGTAATACTAGATACTCACAAGAGCCACTGGGATGTTGGAGACAAGATTCATAACACATAGTAGGACAAAGCATGATCTCAGAGGGCTTGGAGAGAATAGGTAAGCCAGCCATGGGCCTCTGGGGAGGCAGCAGGCCCCACTGAGCCTACCTACCTCTTGCCTCCAGCTCAATGACGGACAGTTCACGGTCATCCAGCTTGTGGGCATGTTACGAGGCATTGCTGCCGGCATGAAGTACTTGTCTGAGATGAACTACGTGCACCGTGACCTTGCTGCCCGAAACATCCTTGTCAACAGCAACTTGGTCTGCAAAGTCTCTGACTTTGGCCTCTCCCGCTTCCTGGAGGATGACCCCTCAGACCCCACCTACACCAGCTCCCTGGTACAGGAAGCCTCTGAGAGGGATTTGTGGGAGGGGAGGGCCGGCCAAGCTGAGGGATCAGGGCTCAGGGTCATCGTTGAGTCACATGGTGAAGGGTATATTGTCCTCTACCCCCAACAACCAGGGTGGGAAGATCCCTATCCGCTGGACCGCCCCGGAGGCCATAGCCTATCGGAAGTTTACGTCTGCCAGTGATGTCTGGAGCTACGGGATTGTCATGTGGGAGGTCATGAGCTACGGAGAGCGACCCTACTGG encodes:
- the Ephb3 gene encoding ephrin type-B receptor 3 isoform X1 → MAGARPPPGLLPLLAPLLLPLLLPAGCWALEETLMDTKWVTSELAWTSHPESGWEEVSGYDEAMNPIRTYQVCNVRESSQNNWLRTGFIWRREVQRVYVELKFTVRDCNSIPNIPGSCKETFNLFYYEADSDVASASSPFWMENPYVKVDTIAPDESFSRLDAGRVNTKVRSFGPLSKAGFYLAFQDQGACMSLISVRAFYKKCASTTAGFALFPETLTGAEPTSLVIAPGTCIANAVEVSVPLKLYCNGDGEWMVPVGACTCATGHEPAAKESQCRACPPGSYKAKQGEGPCLPCPPNSRTTSPAASICTCHNNFYRADSDSADSACTTVPSPPRGVISSVNETSLILEWSEPRDLGGRDDLLYNVICKKCRGSPGAGGPATCSRCDDNVEFVPRQLGLTERRVHISHLLAHTRYTFEVQAVNGVSGKSPLPPRYAAVNITTNQAAPSEVPTLHLHSSSGSSLTLSWAPPERPNGVILDYEMKYFEKSKGIASTVTSQKNSVQLDGLQPDARYVVQVRARTVAGYGQYSRPAEFETTSERGSGAQQLQEQLPLIVGSTVAGFVFMVVVVVIALVCLRKQRHGPDAEYTEKLQQYIAPGMKVYIDPFTYEDPNEAVREFAKEIDVSCVKIEEVIGAGEFGEVCRGRLKLPGRREVFVAIKTLKVGYTERQRRDFLSEASIMGQFDHPNIIRLEGVVTKSRPVMILTEFMENCALDSFLRLNDGQFTVIQLVGMLRGIAAGMKYLSEMNYVHRDLAARNILVNSNLVCKVSDFGLSRFLEDDPSDPTYTSSLGGKIPIRWTAPEAIAYRKFTSASDVWSYGIVMWEVMSYGERPYWDMSNQDVINAVEQDYRLPPPMDCPTALHQLMLDCWVRDRNLRPKFSQIVNTLDKLIRNAASLKVTASAPSGMSQPLLDRTVPDYTTFTTVGDWLDAIKMGRYKESFVGAGFASFDLVAQMTAEDLLRIGVTLAGHQKKILCSIQDMRLQMNQTLPVQV
- the Ephb3 gene encoding ephrin type-B receptor 3 isoform X2; this translates as MAGARPPPGLLPLLAPLLLPLLLPAGCWALEETLMDTKWVTSELAWTSHPESGWEEVSGYDEAMNPIRTYQVCNVRESSQNNWLRTGFIWRREVQRVYVELKFTVRDCNSIPNIPGSCKETFNLFYYEADSDVASASSPFWMENPYVKVDTIAPDESFSRLDAGRVNTKVRSFGPLSKAGFYLAFQDQGACMSLISVRAFYKKCASTTAGFALFPETLTGAEPTSLVIAPGTCIANAVEVSVPLKLYCNGDGEWMVPVGACTCATGHEPAAKESQCRACPPGSYKAKQGEGPCLPCPPNSRTTSPAASICTCHNNFYRADSDSADSACTTVPSPPRGVISSVNETSLILEWSEPRDLGGRDDLLYNVICKKCRGSPGAGGPATCSRCDDNVEFVPRQLGLTERRVHISHLLAHTRYTFEVQAVNGVSGKSPLPPRYAAVNITTNQAAPSEVPTLHLHSSSGSSLTLSWAPPERPNGVILDYEMKYFEKSKGIASTVTSQKNSVQLDGLQPDARYVVQVRARTVAGYGQYSRPAEFETTSERGSGAQQLQEQLPLIVGSTVAGFVFMVVVVVIALVCLRKQRHGPDAEYTEKLQQYIAPGMKVYIDPFTYEDPNEAVREFAKEIDVSCVKIEEVIGAGEFGEVCRGRLKLPGRREVFVAIKTLKVGYTERQRRDFLSEASIMGQFDHPNIIRLEGVVTKSRPVMILTEFMENCALDSFLRLNDGQFTVIQLVGMLRGIAAGMKYLSEMNYVHRDLAARNILVNSNLVCKVSDFGLSRFLEDDPSDPTYTSSLGGKIPIRWTAPEAIAYRKFTSASDVWSYGIVMWEVMSYGERPYWDMSNQDVINAVEQDYRLPPPMDCPTALHQLMLDCWVRDRNLRPKFSQIVNTLDKLIRNAASLKVTASAPSGMSQPLLDRTVPDYTTFTTVGDWLDAIKMGRYKESFVGAGFASFDLVAQMTAEDLLRIGVTLAGHQKKILCSIQDMRLQMNQTLPVQEVCPKPLHIEDGLEEGVMSPPQMPRGPGLPALQWGIFTTQIWLCFSNGGPGRVRWG